A region from the Corylus avellana chromosome ca7, CavTom2PMs-1.0 genome encodes:
- the LOC132186889 gene encoding cinnamoyl-CoA reductase 1-like, which produces MPSASGQTVCVTGAGGFIASWIVKLLLEKGYTVKGTLRNPDDPKNAHLKELEGAKERLSLWKTDLLDYESLKEAIDGCDGVIHTASPVTDDPELMVEPAVDGTKNVIIATAETNVRRVVFTSSIGAVYMDPNRGPDVVVDESCWSDLEFCKNTKNWYCYGKAVAEQAAWEVAKEKGVDLVVVNPVLVLGPLLQPNVNASVVHVLKYLTGSAKTYANSVQAYVHVRDVALAHILVLETPSASGRYLCAESVLHRGDVVQILAKLFPEYPIPTKCSDEKNPRAKPYKFSNQKLKELGLEFTPVKQCLYETVKSLQEKGVLPVPTQQEESIRIQ; this is translated from the exons ATGCCATCAGCTTCCGGCCAGACTGTTTGCGTCACCGGCGCCGGCGGCTTCATTGCCTCATGGATCGTAAAACTTCTCCTGGAAAAAGGCTACACTGTGAAAGGGACTCTAAGGAATCCAG ATGATCCGAAGAATGCCCATTTGAAAGAGCTGGAAGGAGCTAAGGAGAGATTAAGTTTATGGAAAACTGATCTTCTTGATTATGAGAGCCTCAAGGAAGCCATTGATGGCTGTGATGGTGTCATTCACACCGCCTCACCCGTGACTGATGATCCC GAACTAATGGTGGAGCCAGCTGTGGACGGAACAAAGAATGTGATCATCGCCACGGCAGAGACCAATGTACGGCGTGTAGTGTTTACGTCGTCAATCGGTGCGGTGTACATGGACCCTAACCGAGGCCCGGATGTGGTGGTGGACGAGTCGTGTTGGAGTGACCTCGAGTTCTGCAAGAACACCAAG AATTGGTATTGCTATGGGAAGGCGGTGGCTGAGCAGGCAGCATGGGAGGTTGCCAAAGAGAAAGGGGTGGATCTGGTGGTGGTGAACCCGGTTTTGGTGCTTGGACCGCTGTTGCAGCCAAATGTCAATGCTAGCGTTGTCCACGTCCTCAAATACCTAACCGGCTCTGCCAAGACATATGCCAACTCCGTCCAAGCCTATGTACATGTTAGGGACGTGGCACTTGCCCACATCCTTGTTCTCGAGACTCCCTCCGCCTCCGGCCGCTACCTTTGTGCTGAGAGTGTGCTTCATCGTGGTGACGTCGTGCAAATTCTTGCCAAGCTTTTTCCAGAGTATCCTATTCCCACCAa GTGTTCGGATGAAAAGAACCCGAGAGCAAAACCCTACAAGTTCTCGAACCAGAAGCTGAAGGAGCTGGGATTAGAGTTCACACCAGTGAAGCAATGCCTGTATGAGACCGTTAAGAGCTTGCAGGAGAAGGGTGTCCTTCCAGTCCCGACACAGCAAGAAGAATCAATCCGAATTCAGTGA